One window of Roseisolibacter agri genomic DNA carries:
- a CDS encoding TldD/PmbA family protein: MTTRRDFLRQGGAAVGAAALAGGALGGIPSLLSAAPAPSARALDVFQDPAATKALMAAALEAARAAGAGYADVRVSRQRQNFVFTREQQIQNVVDTDTLGIGVRALVDGTWGFAATRVLTKDGAAAAAREAVAIAKATRVARDRAVEWLPSPVVNDATWKGAYTTDPWDVPLEQKADLLLKANANAMKAANVKFVNSGLFFVKHDRAYANTDGSIIRQDFVRTWPLLQITAVSPDRTDFQNRGNVVAPMARGWEYVLSSDLVGNAQRWGEEASAKLGAKPVEVGRYDLVLDPGNMWLTIHESIGHPTELDRAMGYEANYAGTSFIAPPEKQLGQLKYGPAFMNIQGDRSQEGALATIGWDDDGVKPDDFLIVKNGVFNDYQTTREQAPWLRWWYQKQGAPVRSHGCSYAQGWGDVQFQRMCNVSLMPGERDLTQNDLIAATDRGILIVGDGSFSIDQQRYNAQFGGQVFHEIRGGKIVGQLKDVAYQIRTPDFWNSMDMIGGKRSYQLGGSFFDGKGQPGQVNAVSHGSPPARFRNVNVINTGRKS; encoded by the coding sequence ATGACCACCCGACGCGACTTCCTCCGCCAGGGCGGGGCCGCCGTCGGCGCCGCCGCCCTCGCCGGCGGTGCGCTCGGCGGCATCCCGAGCCTGCTCTCGGCCGCGCCCGCACCGAGCGCCCGCGCGCTCGACGTCTTCCAGGATCCCGCCGCCACCAAGGCGCTCATGGCCGCCGCGCTGGAGGCGGCGCGCGCCGCCGGCGCCGGCTACGCCGACGTGCGCGTCAGCCGCCAGCGCCAGAACTTCGTCTTCACGCGCGAGCAGCAGATCCAGAACGTCGTCGACACCGACACGCTCGGCATCGGCGTGCGCGCGCTCGTCGACGGCACGTGGGGCTTCGCCGCCACGCGCGTGCTCACCAAGGACGGCGCCGCCGCCGCCGCGCGCGAGGCCGTCGCGATCGCGAAGGCGACGCGCGTCGCGCGCGACCGCGCCGTCGAGTGGCTGCCGTCGCCGGTGGTGAACGACGCGACGTGGAAGGGCGCCTACACGACCGATCCGTGGGACGTCCCGCTGGAGCAGAAGGCCGACCTGCTGCTGAAGGCCAACGCCAACGCGATGAAGGCGGCGAACGTGAAGTTCGTCAACAGCGGGCTGTTCTTCGTGAAGCACGACCGCGCCTACGCCAACACCGACGGCTCCATCATCCGCCAGGACTTCGTGCGCACCTGGCCGCTGCTGCAGATCACCGCCGTCTCCCCCGACCGCACCGACTTCCAGAACCGCGGCAACGTCGTCGCGCCCATGGCGCGCGGCTGGGAGTACGTGCTCTCGAGCGACCTGGTGGGGAACGCGCAGCGGTGGGGCGAGGAGGCGTCGGCGAAGCTCGGCGCCAAGCCGGTGGAGGTCGGCCGCTACGACCTCGTGCTCGACCCGGGCAACATGTGGCTCACCATCCACGAGAGCATCGGCCACCCGACGGAGCTCGACCGCGCGATGGGCTACGAGGCGAACTACGCCGGCACCAGCTTCATCGCCCCGCCGGAGAAGCAGCTCGGCCAGCTGAAGTACGGGCCCGCGTTCATGAACATCCAGGGCGACCGCTCGCAGGAGGGCGCGCTGGCGACCATCGGCTGGGACGACGACGGCGTGAAGCCCGACGACTTCCTGATCGTGAAGAACGGCGTCTTCAACGACTACCAGACGACGCGCGAGCAGGCGCCGTGGCTGCGCTGGTGGTACCAGAAGCAGGGCGCGCCGGTGCGCTCGCACGGCTGCTCGTACGCGCAGGGATGGGGCGACGTGCAGTTCCAGCGCATGTGCAACGTCTCGCTCATGCCCGGGGAGCGCGACCTGACGCAGAACGACCTGATCGCCGCGACGGATCGCGGCATCCTGATCGTCGGCGACGGCTCGTTCTCGATCGACCAGCAGCGCTACAACGCGCAGTTCGGCGGGCAGGTGTTCCACGAGATCCGCGGCGGCAAGATCGTCGGCCAGCTGAAGGACGTGGCCTACCAGATCCGCACGCCGGACTTCTGGAACTCGATGGACATGATCGGCGGGAAGCGCAGCTACCAGCTGGGCGGCAGCTTCTTCGACGGCAAGGGCCAGCCGGGCCAGGTGAACGCGGTGAGCCACGGCAGCCCGCCGGCGCGCTTCCGCAACGTCAACGTCATCAACACCGGGAGGAAGAGCTGA
- a CDS encoding TldD/PmbA family protein yields the protein MAPRSDALSRRRLLLDPTAVAEASRRGLPLHAAAEGALLTREEAQAIVEKAVKLSKADGIDVQVNTGYRGNTRFAANQMSTAGATTDATLAIQSSFGPKHAVVTTNDLSDESIRRAVDQSERMARLAPDDPEAMPPLGAQTYRPATRYFDATAQLTAADRARAALTALELARKAGDLEAAGFLVTGMGSAALGNKAGLFAYDRSTSANYTLTVRTKDGTGSGWAAGDHPDWAQLDARRVAERATEKARLSRNPQAIEPGRYTVILEPQAVGDLVQLLAFAIDARAADEGRSPFVKPGGGNKIGEKIVDERVTLFSDPTDPQLLAQPFDGNGLPLTRQTWIENGVLKQLFYSRFWARKQGKTATGFPSSVKMAGGDQSVEQLIAGTQRGVLVTRLWYLRPVDPRTLLYTGLTRDGTFLVENGKVTRALRNFRFNESPLFMLNNLEALGRPERLAGTEAGGDVVMPSMRVRDFNFTSLSEAV from the coding sequence ATGGCTCCGCGATCCGACGCCCTCTCCCGGCGCCGCCTGCTGCTCGATCCCACCGCCGTCGCCGAGGCGTCACGCCGCGGCCTGCCGCTCCACGCGGCGGCCGAGGGCGCGCTGCTGACGCGCGAGGAGGCGCAGGCCATCGTCGAGAAGGCCGTGAAGCTGTCGAAGGCCGACGGCATCGACGTGCAGGTCAACACGGGCTACCGCGGCAACACGCGCTTCGCCGCCAACCAGATGTCGACCGCCGGCGCGACGACCGACGCGACGCTGGCGATCCAGTCGTCGTTCGGGCCGAAGCACGCGGTGGTGACGACGAACGACCTGTCGGACGAGTCGATCCGCCGCGCGGTGGACCAGAGCGAGCGGATGGCGCGCCTCGCGCCCGACGACCCGGAGGCGATGCCGCCGCTCGGTGCGCAGACGTACCGCCCCGCGACGCGCTACTTCGACGCGACGGCGCAGCTCACGGCCGCCGACCGCGCGCGCGCCGCGCTCACCGCGCTGGAGCTGGCGCGGAAGGCGGGCGACCTGGAGGCGGCCGGCTTCCTGGTGACGGGAATGGGGAGCGCCGCGCTCGGCAACAAGGCGGGGCTGTTCGCCTACGACCGGTCGACGAGCGCCAACTACACGCTGACGGTGCGCACGAAGGACGGCACGGGCTCGGGCTGGGCGGCGGGCGACCATCCGGACTGGGCGCAGCTGGACGCGCGCCGCGTGGCCGAGCGGGCGACCGAGAAGGCGCGCCTGTCGCGGAACCCGCAGGCGATCGAGCCGGGGCGCTACACGGTGATCCTGGAGCCGCAGGCGGTGGGCGACCTGGTGCAGCTGCTGGCGTTCGCGATCGACGCCCGCGCCGCCGACGAGGGGCGCAGCCCGTTCGTGAAGCCGGGCGGCGGCAACAAGATCGGCGAGAAGATCGTCGACGAGCGCGTGACGCTGTTCTCGGACCCGACGGACCCGCAGCTGCTCGCGCAGCCGTTCGATGGCAACGGGCTGCCCCTGACGCGGCAGACGTGGATCGAGAACGGGGTGCTGAAGCAGCTGTTCTACTCGCGCTTCTGGGCGCGGAAGCAGGGGAAGACGGCCACGGGCTTCCCGTCGTCGGTGAAGATGGCGGGCGGCGACCAGTCGGTGGAGCAGCTGATCGCCGGCACCCAGCGCGGCGTGCTGGTGACGCGGCTCTGGTACCTGCGCCCGGTCGATCCGCGCACGCTGCTCTACACGGGGCTGACGCGCGACGGGACGTTCCTGGTGGAGAACGGCAAGGTGACGCGGGCGCTGCGGAACTTCCGCTTCAACGAGTCGCCGCTGTTCATGCTGAACAACCTGGAGGCGCTGGGTCGGCCGGAGCGGCTGGCGGGCACGGAGGCCGGCGGCGACGTGGTGATGCCGTCGATGCGGGTGCGCGACTTCAACTTCACGTCGCTGTCGGAAGCGGTGTAG
- a CDS encoding winged helix-turn-helix transcriptional regulator, producing MGSRSFGQYCGVSRALETVGERWALLVVRDLLVGPRRFSDLRRGLPRIPTNILSARLRELEDAGVVERTLLPRPETGVAYALTPLGRQLEPAVLALGRWGATLLGDPRAGEVVTVDSLVIALRAAFRPERAAGVHLGFELRFGALTLHARVDDGALAAGPGALDAPDLVIEAGPSLRALLDGTLLPAAALRRGDVRLTGDRALLDRFVALFHTGAAA from the coding sequence ATGGGATCCCGGAGCTTCGGCCAGTACTGCGGCGTGTCGCGCGCCCTCGAGACCGTCGGCGAGCGATGGGCGCTGCTGGTCGTCCGCGACCTCCTCGTCGGCCCGCGCCGCTTCTCCGACCTGCGGCGCGGACTGCCCCGCATCCCGACCAACATCCTCTCCGCCCGCCTGCGCGAGCTGGAGGACGCGGGCGTCGTCGAGCGCACCCTGCTCCCCCGCCCCGAGACCGGAGTGGCATACGCGCTCACCCCGCTCGGTCGGCAGCTGGAGCCCGCCGTCCTCGCGCTGGGTCGGTGGGGCGCCACGCTCCTCGGCGACCCGCGCGCCGGGGAGGTCGTGACGGTCGACTCGCTCGTGATCGCCCTCCGCGCCGCGTTCCGGCCCGAACGGGCGGCCGGCGTCCACCTCGGCTTCGAACTCCGGTTCGGGGCGCTGACGCTCCACGCCCGCGTCGACGACGGCGCGCTCGCGGCCGGACCTGGGGCACTCGACGCGCCGGACCTGGTCATCGAGGCCGGCCCGTCGCTCCGCGCGCTCCTGGACGGCACGCTGCTGCCCGCCGCGGCACTGCGGCGCGGCGACGTCCGGCTCACGGGCGACCGCGCCCTGCTCGACCGGTTCGTCGCCCTGTTCCACACCGGCGCGGCCGCCTGA
- a CDS encoding SRPBCC family protein, which translates to MATATPPAVPPAVPSTATHATFVIERTYDAAPARVWAAFADREAKQQWFSCMDPSAESHMELDFRVGGREVNRIAMPGGPVHRMEATYWDVVPERRFVYSYAMHVGDAKLSVSLVTVELSPAGAGTRLVFTEQAAFLDGHQEPAERERGTEIGLERLGELLRAESASA; encoded by the coding sequence ATGGCCACCGCCACCCCGCCCGCCGTTCCGCCCGCCGTCCCGAGCACCGCGACGCACGCGACCTTCGTCATCGAGCGCACCTACGACGCGGCCCCGGCGCGCGTGTGGGCCGCCTTCGCCGACCGCGAGGCGAAGCAGCAGTGGTTCTCCTGCATGGACCCGTCGGCCGAGTCGCACATGGAGCTCGACTTCCGGGTCGGTGGGCGCGAGGTGAACCGGATCGCCATGCCCGGCGGCCCCGTGCACCGGATGGAGGCGACCTACTGGGACGTCGTCCCCGAGCGCCGCTTCGTCTACAGCTACGCCATGCACGTGGGCGACGCGAAGCTCTCCGTCTCGCTCGTGACGGTGGAGCTGTCGCCCGCCGGTGCCGGCACGCGCCTCGTCTTCACCGAGCAGGCCGCCTTCCTCGACGGCCACCAGGAGCCGGCCGAGCGGGAGCGCGGCACCGAGATCGGGCTCGAGCGGCTGGGGGAGCTCCTGCGCGCCGAAAGCGCCTCCGCGTAG
- a CDS encoding ArsR/SmtB family transcription factor — translation MQLSQSRPGSLDALFHALADPTRRALVERLTRGPASVSALAEPMAMSLPAVLQHLQVLEASGLVCTEKVGRVRTCRLEPQALRTAESWITERRTLWERRLDRLGEYLARASDDPAPGRG, via the coding sequence ATGCAGCTCTCGCAGTCCCGGCCCGGCTCGCTCGACGCGCTCTTCCACGCGCTCGCCGACCCCACGCGGCGGGCGCTGGTGGAGCGGCTGACCCGCGGCCCCGCCTCGGTCAGCGCGCTCGCCGAGCCCATGGCGATGTCGCTGCCGGCAGTCCTGCAGCACTTGCAGGTCCTCGAGGCCAGTGGCCTCGTCTGCACCGAGAAGGTCGGCCGCGTCCGCACGTGCCGCCTGGAGCCGCAGGCGCTGCGCACGGCCGAGTCCTGGATCACCGAGCGGCGCACGCTCTGGGAGCGCCGCCTCGACCGGCTGGGTGAGTACCTCGCCCGGGCGTCCGACGACCCCGCCCCCGGACGCGGATGA
- a CDS encoding RNA polymerase sigma factor — MHTDTHRAIDAVWRIESARLIAGLARMTRDVGLAEDLAQDALVAALEQWPASGVPDNPGAWLMSVAKRRAIDVMRRGPMLERKHAELGVELEARQEQAVPDLDAALDDHVGDDLLRLVLTACHPVLSTEARVALTLRLLGGLTTGEIARAFLVPEPTIAQRIVRAKRTLADAKVPFEVPRGAEFEARLSSVLQVIYLIFNEGYSATAGDDWMRPALIEDALRLGRILAGLAPREPEVHGLVALMEIQASRAHARVDATGAPILLLDQNRARWDRVLIGRGLAALARAEALGGAGGPYALQAAIAACHARARRAEETDWPRIAALYAALAQLAPSPVVELNRAVAIAMAFGPAQGLVLVDALRDAGTLDGYHLLPSVRGDFLVKLGRYEEARAELERAAALTRNARERELLLERAAACARPVAAEAT, encoded by the coding sequence ATGCACACGGACACCCACCGCGCCATCGACGCCGTCTGGCGCATCGAGTCGGCGCGGCTGATCGCCGGGCTGGCGCGCATGACGCGCGACGTCGGCCTGGCCGAGGATCTGGCGCAGGACGCGCTGGTGGCGGCGCTGGAGCAGTGGCCCGCGTCGGGCGTCCCCGACAACCCCGGCGCGTGGCTGATGTCGGTGGCCAAGCGGCGCGCGATCGACGTCATGCGCCGCGGCCCGATGCTGGAGCGCAAGCACGCGGAGCTGGGCGTCGAGCTGGAGGCGCGGCAGGAGCAGGCCGTGCCCGACCTCGACGCCGCGCTCGACGACCACGTCGGCGACGACCTGCTGCGCCTCGTGCTGACGGCGTGTCACCCCGTGCTCTCGACCGAGGCGCGCGTCGCGCTCACGCTGCGGCTGCTCGGCGGGCTGACGACCGGGGAGATCGCGCGCGCCTTCCTCGTCCCCGAGCCGACCATCGCGCAGCGGATCGTGCGCGCCAAGCGCACGCTCGCCGACGCGAAGGTGCCGTTCGAGGTGCCGCGCGGCGCGGAGTTCGAGGCGCGGCTGTCGTCGGTGCTCCAGGTGATCTACCTGATCTTCAACGAGGGCTACTCGGCCACTGCGGGCGACGACTGGATGCGCCCCGCGCTCATCGAGGACGCGCTGCGGCTGGGGCGCATCCTCGCGGGCCTCGCGCCGCGCGAGCCCGAGGTGCACGGCCTCGTCGCGCTGATGGAGATCCAGGCGTCGCGCGCGCACGCGCGCGTCGACGCGACGGGCGCGCCGATCCTGCTGCTCGACCAGAACCGCGCGCGCTGGGACCGCGTGCTGATCGGCCGCGGGCTGGCGGCGCTGGCGCGCGCGGAGGCGCTGGGCGGCGCGGGCGGGCCGTACGCGCTGCAGGCCGCGATCGCCGCCTGCCACGCCCGCGCGCGCAGGGCGGAGGAGACCGACTGGCCGCGGATCGCGGCGCTGTACGCGGCGCTGGCGCAGCTCGCGCCGTCGCCGGTGGTGGAGCTGAACCGCGCCGTGGCGATCGCGATGGCGTTCGGGCCCGCGCAGGGGCTGGTGCTGGTGGACGCGCTGCGCGACGCGGGCACGCTCGACGGCTACCACCTGTTGCCGAGCGTGCGGGGGGACTTCCTGGTGAAGCTGGGACGATACGAGGAGGCGCGCGCGGAGCTGGAGCGCGCCGCCGCGCTGACACGCAACGCGCGCGAGCGCGAGCTGCTGCTGGAGCGCGCCGCGGCGTGCGCACGGCCCGTCGCGGCGGAGGCGACATGA
- a CDS encoding amidohydrolase family protein, translated as MARTLALLLALAGARAGAQAPADTASDTTTVTIHAATLLDGRGGVRRDAWVTVRGGRIVAVEAGAPRTGARRGTRATYELGTLTLMPGLIDVHVHPSWYVTSRGALHRPDDGDGPAEAALARAGNLYATLMAGVTTAQSIGDADDAALRDAVARRVIPGPRLLTSLAPMLDTTPSPDSLRALVRTRKAEGADVVKIFASAGLGAGGRQTMSDAQLAALCGEARAQGMRTVVHAISAGSVRAAVLAGCGQIEHGMYATDAELRLMAERGVWFSPQVCLVLQNYLDHRDVFTRSGFTARSFETLQRTLAETPALFARALKTPGLKLVWGTDAVALAHGHNVDELACRVAAGQRPMDAIVSATSLAARSLGLEARIGAVAPGMDADLIAVEGDPSRDIGALRRVAFVMRAGVVYRHGGVPARR; from the coding sequence ATGGCACGCACGCTCGCGCTGCTGCTGGCGCTCGCGGGTGCACGCGCGGGCGCGCAGGCGCCGGCCGACACCGCATCCGACACGACGACCGTCACGATCCACGCCGCGACGCTGCTGGACGGGCGCGGCGGCGTGCGGCGCGACGCGTGGGTGACCGTGCGCGGCGGGCGCATCGTCGCGGTGGAGGCGGGCGCCCCCCGGACGGGCGCGCGGCGCGGCACGCGCGCGACGTACGAGCTGGGGACGCTGACGCTCATGCCCGGGCTGATCGACGTGCACGTGCACCCGAGCTGGTACGTGACGTCGCGCGGCGCGCTGCACCGCCCCGACGACGGCGACGGGCCCGCGGAGGCCGCGCTGGCACGCGCCGGCAACCTGTACGCGACGCTGATGGCGGGCGTCACGACGGCGCAGAGCATCGGCGACGCCGACGACGCGGCGCTGCGCGACGCGGTGGCGCGCCGCGTGATCCCGGGGCCGCGGCTCCTCACGTCGCTGGCGCCGATGCTCGACACGACGCCGTCGCCCGACTCGCTGCGCGCGCTGGTGCGCACGCGGAAGGCGGAGGGCGCGGACGTGGTCAAGATCTTCGCGTCGGCGGGGCTGGGCGCGGGCGGCCGGCAGACGATGAGCGACGCGCAGCTCGCGGCGCTGTGCGGCGAGGCGCGGGCGCAGGGGATGCGCACGGTGGTGCACGCGATCAGCGCCGGCAGCGTGCGCGCGGCGGTGCTGGCCGGCTGCGGGCAGATCGAGCACGGCATGTACGCGACCGACGCCGAGCTGCGCCTGATGGCGGAGCGCGGCGTGTGGTTCTCGCCGCAGGTGTGCCTCGTGCTGCAGAACTACCTCGATCACCGCGACGTGTTCACGCGGTCGGGGTTCACGGCGCGGTCGTTCGAGACGCTGCAGCGGACGCTGGCGGAGACGCCGGCGCTGTTCGCGCGCGCGCTGAAGACGCCGGGGCTGAAGCTCGTGTGGGGCACGGACGCGGTGGCGCTGGCGCACGGCCACAACGTGGACGAGCTGGCGTGCCGTGTGGCGGCCGGCCAGCGTCCGATGGACGCGATCGTGTCGGCGACGTCGCTCGCGGCACGGTCGCTGGGCTTGGAGGCGCGCATCGGCGCGGTGGCGCCGGGGATGGACGCGGACCTGATCGCGGTCGAGGGCGATCCGTCGCGCGACATCGGCGCGCTGCGGCGCGTGGCGTTCGTGATGCGCGCGGGCGTCGTGTATCGCCACGGCGGCGTGCCGGCGCGGCGCTGA
- a CDS encoding serine hydrolase domain-containing protein — protein MRLARLLALTPLLATPVATPTSARAQAALDTAAIERVLRQEMRATRSPGVAIAVVRRGRVVYQKGFGVASVETGEPVTATTLFRIGSTTKMVTGLTAALLAHEGKLRLDAPLASYARGLSSSLGRLTLDQLLTHRAGMINEASGAGPHDDAALATRVRGWGREHVFGPANDVYSYSGPGYWLAGYAIEQAGGAFYADIVRAKVLAPLGMTRSTFRPLEAMTWPLAQDHRVRDTTATVLRPFTDDVTTWASGSLFSSASELARLTIAIMNGGRVDGAQALPDAAVALMTQPRAPIPGGEGCRYAYGLSACVRGGVRTLSHYGFRVGSGSVVTMAPDSQAAVIVLANRNGGILAGTAAAVMAQLVGEAGADVRARPDSAAPRAVGSAERFVGAYANGPDTLHVLARSGGLAYRYGADESPARLDGADAIVVLDAKGAVVQRFMLVAGTATRQPYLHDGLNAFARVGRPVAPRAAPEPPARPATP, from the coding sequence GTGCGCCTCGCCCGACTGCTCGCGCTCACGCCGCTGCTCGCCACGCCCGTGGCCACGCCCACGTCCGCGCGCGCGCAGGCCGCGCTCGACACCGCCGCCATCGAGCGCGTGCTGCGGCAGGAGATGCGCGCCACCCGCAGCCCCGGTGTCGCCATCGCCGTCGTGCGCCGCGGACGCGTCGTCTACCAGAAGGGCTTCGGCGTCGCGAGCGTCGAGACGGGCGAGCCGGTGACCGCGACGACGCTCTTCCGCATCGGCTCGACGACCAAGATGGTCACCGGGCTCACCGCCGCGCTGCTCGCGCACGAGGGGAAGCTGCGCCTCGATGCGCCGCTCGCCTCCTACGCGCGCGGCCTCTCGTCGTCGCTCGGCCGCCTCACGCTCGACCAGCTGCTGACGCACCGCGCCGGGATGATCAACGAGGCCTCGGGCGCGGGTCCGCACGACGACGCCGCCCTCGCGACCCGCGTGCGCGGCTGGGGACGCGAGCACGTCTTCGGCCCCGCGAACGACGTCTACTCGTACTCGGGGCCCGGCTACTGGCTCGCCGGCTACGCGATCGAGCAGGCGGGCGGCGCCTTCTATGCCGACATCGTGCGCGCGAAGGTCCTCGCGCCGCTCGGCATGACGCGCTCGACGTTCCGCCCGCTGGAGGCGATGACGTGGCCGCTGGCGCAGGACCACCGCGTGCGCGACACGACCGCCACCGTGCTGCGCCCGTTCACCGACGACGTCACGACGTGGGCGTCGGGCTCGCTCTTCTCGAGCGCGTCGGAGCTGGCGCGGCTGACGATCGCGATCATGAACGGCGGCCGCGTCGACGGCGCGCAGGCGCTGCCCGACGCCGCCGTCGCGCTCATGACGCAGCCACGCGCGCCCATCCCCGGCGGCGAGGGATGCCGCTACGCGTACGGGCTGTCGGCCTGCGTGCGCGGCGGCGTGCGCACGCTTTCGCACTACGGCTTCCGCGTCGGCTCGGGCTCCGTGGTGACGATGGCGCCCGACTCGCAGGCCGCGGTGATCGTCCTCGCCAACCGGAACGGCGGCATCCTCGCGGGCACCGCGGCGGCGGTGATGGCGCAGCTGGTGGGCGAGGCCGGCGCGGACGTGCGCGCGCGCCCCGACAGCGCGGCCCCGCGCGCGGTCGGGAGCGCGGAGCGCTTCGTCGGCGCGTACGCCAACGGCCCCGACACGCTGCACGTCCTCGCGCGCAGCGGCGGGCTCGCCTACCGCTACGGCGCCGACGAGTCGCCCGCACGGCTGGACGGCGCGGACGCCATCGTCGTGCTGGACGCGAAGGGCGCCGTCGTGCAGCGCTTCATGCTGGTGGCCGGCACGGCGACGCGGCAGCCGTACCTGCACGACGGGCTGAACGCGTTCGCGCGCGTGGGGCGGCCCGTGGCGCCCCGCGCGGCGCCCGAGCCGCCGGCACGCCCCGCGACGCCCTGA
- a CDS encoding DUF4397 domain-containing protein: MPSLRPPRPAVPALLAGALIAAACNDMLDPIPVPDAGVRVVNATQGPIDVLVDGVPVLSGLPMASVSSALGVASGTRRVQLRAAGGATAEVSLDVASGRALTAAAVAGTGGALAAQVLADTGSIVPAGKSKLRVSHLAATGASAVEIFRTQPDFQTPIRIMTPFAYRETSPYLQSEPGTWEVFVAPAGSSGSPKVATSGPVQVPSGERRTVVLLDSAGVLRFRVIQE, encoded by the coding sequence ATGCCGTCGCTCCGTCCGCCGCGTCCCGCCGTGCCCGCGCTCCTCGCCGGTGCGCTCATCGCCGCCGCCTGCAACGACATGCTCGACCCGATCCCCGTGCCCGACGCGGGCGTCCGCGTCGTCAACGCGACGCAGGGGCCGATCGACGTGCTGGTGGACGGCGTGCCGGTGCTGAGCGGGCTGCCGATGGCCAGCGTGTCGAGCGCGCTGGGCGTGGCGTCGGGGACTCGGCGCGTGCAGCTGCGGGCGGCGGGCGGCGCGACGGCCGAGGTGTCGCTGGACGTCGCCAGCGGCAGGGCGCTCACCGCGGCGGCGGTCGCGGGCACGGGCGGCGCGCTGGCGGCGCAGGTGCTCGCCGACACGGGCAGCATCGTGCCGGCGGGTAAGAGCAAGCTGCGCGTGTCGCACCTCGCGGCGACGGGCGCGTCGGCGGTCGAGATCTTCCGCACGCAGCCCGACTTCCAGACGCCCATCCGCATCATGACGCCGTTCGCGTACCGCGAGACGTCGCCCTACCTGCAGAGCGAGCCGGGCACATGGGAGGTGTTCGTGGCGCCGGCGGGCAGCAGCGGCAGCCCGAAGGTCGCGACGTCCGGTCCCGTGCAGGTGCCGAGCGGCGAGCGGCGCACCGTCGTGCTGCTGGACAGCGCGGGCGTGCTGCGCTTCCGCGTCATCCAGGAGTAG
- a CDS encoding HIT family protein, which translates to MRPHRDRPESPCAFCGIARGRVPASVVAAEPLALAFLDLRQYHPGHVLVIPRQHLPDVRALDDATAAAVMLLVARVARAVDAAFPNDGLSVWHSAGPGAHQEVPHLHVHVHPRRLGDGLLRIYPAAPAHPERATLEAWATRLRDLLGASGTPAI; encoded by the coding sequence ATGAGACCGCACCGGGATAGGCCGGAGTCGCCGTGCGCGTTCTGCGGGATCGCGCGCGGCCGCGTGCCGGCGAGCGTCGTGGCGGCCGAGCCGCTCGCCCTCGCCTTCCTCGACCTGCGGCAGTACCACCCGGGGCACGTGCTGGTGATCCCCCGGCAGCACCTCCCGGACGTGCGCGCGCTCGACGACGCGACGGCCGCCGCCGTGATGCTCCTGGTGGCGCGGGTGGCGCGCGCCGTCGACGCGGCCTTCCCGAACGACGGTCTGAGCGTGTGGCACTCGGCCGGGCCGGGCGCGCACCAGGAGGTGCCGCACCTGCACGTCCACGTGCATCCGCGGCGGCTCGGCGACGGGCTGCTGCGGATCTATCCGGCCGCGCCGGCGCACCCGGAGCGCGCGACGCTCGAAGCGTGGGCGACACGGCTCCGTGATCTCCTGGGCGCGTCCGGGACACCGGCGATCTGA
- a CDS encoding VOC family protein, translating into MTRAKNTICLWYDRGAEDAARFYAATFPDSAVTAVHRAPADFPSGSEGDVLTVEFTVMGIPCIGLNGGPAFTHDEAFSFQVATADQAETDRYWNAIVGNGGQESECGWCKDRWGLSWQITPVALTEAIAGPDRAAAKRVFEAMLRMRKIDVAAIEAARDGVQPAASRP; encoded by the coding sequence ATGACGCGTGCGAAGAACACGATCTGCCTCTGGTACGACCGCGGCGCCGAGGACGCGGCGCGGTTCTACGCCGCGACGTTTCCCGATTCGGCCGTGACCGCGGTGCATCGCGCGCCGGCCGACTTCCCATCGGGCAGCGAAGGCGACGTGCTGACCGTGGAGTTCACCGTGATGGGCATTCCGTGCATCGGGCTCAACGGAGGTCCCGCGTTCACGCACGACGAGGCGTTCTCGTTCCAGGTCGCGACCGCCGACCAGGCCGAGACGGATCGCTACTGGAACGCGATCGTCGGCAACGGCGGCCAGGAGAGCGAGTGCGGCTGGTGCAAGGATCGGTGGGGCCTGTCGTGGCAGATCACGCCCGTCGCGCTGACGGAGGCGATCGCCGGCCCGGATCGCGCGGCCGCGAAGCGCGTGTTCGAGGCGATGCTGCGGATGCGGAAGATCGACGTCGCGGCGATCGAGGCGGCGCGCGACGGCGTCCAGCCCGCCGCGTCGCGGCCGTAG
- a CDS encoding DUF2200 domain-containing protein, with protein sequence MTRHRIFTTSFASVYPHYVRKAESKGRTRDEVDQVIRWLTGYGPEALAEQIARRHDFETFFGEAPALHPNAHKITGSICGVRIAEIEDPLMRNIRYLDKLVDELAKGRPMEKILRP encoded by the coding sequence ATGACACGGCATCGCATCTTCACCACGTCCTTCGCCAGCGTCTATCCGCACTACGTGCGGAAGGCCGAGTCCAAGGGGCGCACGCGGGACGAGGTGGATCAGGTGATCCGCTGGCTGACGGGCTACGGTCCGGAGGCGCTGGCGGAGCAGATCGCGCGCAGGCACGACTTCGAGACGTTCTTCGGCGAGGCGCCCGCCCTGCACCCGAACGCGCACAAGATCACCGGCAGCATCTGCGGCGTGCGCATCGCGGAGATCGAGGATCCGCTGATGCGCAACATCCGCTACCTGGACAAGCTGGTGGACGAGCTCGCGAAGGGCAGGCCCATGGAGAAGATCCTGCGCCCATAG